Proteins encoded by one window of Candidatus Krumholzibacteriia bacterium:
- a CDS encoding carbohydrate ABC transporter permease, whose amino-acid sequence MLPSSGPIIAVSFIWQFTNIWNDFLFGASFASGGAAPMTVALNNLVNSSTGVREYNVHFAGAIMAAAPTLFVYIVAGRYFVRGLMAGSVKG is encoded by the coding sequence CATGCTGCCCTCCTCCGGGCCGATCATCGCGGTCAGCTTCATCTGGCAGTTCACCAATATCTGGAACGACTTCCTCTTCGGTGCGAGCTTCGCTTCGGGGGGCGCCGCTCCGATGACCGTGGCGCTGAACAACCTCGTCAACTCGTCCACGGGCGTGCGCGAATACAACGTCCACTTCGCCGGCGCCATCATGGCCGCCGCGCCGACGCTCTTCGTGTACATCGTGGCCGGCCGCTACTTCGTCCGGGGCCTGAT